One genomic window of Erinaceus europaeus chromosome 7, mEriEur2.1, whole genome shotgun sequence includes the following:
- the BICD1 gene encoding protein bicaudal D homolog 1 isoform X4, with protein MAAEPAPSAEQFRAEIERLSRELSETTHEKLQAAEYGLVVLEEKLTLKQQYDELEAERDALRRELEQLREAFGQSFSVHRKVAEDGETREETLLQESASKEAYYLGKILAGQSELRQSRAALANAQAENERLGALLQDLKESSEMAELQRTRMKDEIREYKFREARLLQDYTELEEENITLQKLVSTLKQNQVEYEGLKHEIKRLEEDAALLHSQLEDALRLKEIAEHQLEEALETLKNEREQKLSLRKELAHYTALGEGHLSMAVDGLRFPDDGPEPNNDDKVNGHLHGPLAKLGNDFRGPGLRKGDGLHPVSDLFSELNISEIQKLKQQLVQVEREKASLLASLQESQTQLEHTKGALTEQHQRVHRLTEHVNAMRGLQPGEHGPEPGEAHDYEVDIHGMEILECKYRVAVTEVIDLKAEVKALKEKYNQAVESREEERGQYESRLQCCGEQLGSLERSARESGERAAGLERELQRVAGLASESNGTLSAAQDELVTFSEELAQLYHHVCLCNNETPNRVMLDYYRQSRGLKGPDDPRGLLSPRLARRGTASPPVDARTLVPEPPSERPAGQDPEPSPAKTPTVSPVITAPPSSPVLDGSDLRKEPMNIYNLNAIIRDQIRHLQKAVDRSLQLSRQRAAARELAPALDKDKEGLLEEILKLKALLSTKREQIATLRAVLKANKQTAEVALANLKNKYENEKAMVTETMTKLRNELKALKEDAATFSSLRAMFATRCDEYVTQLDEMQRQLAAAEDEKKTLNTLLRMAIQQKLALTQRLEDLEFDHEQARRGKGKAGRSRLGSPKIVSSLLPPYRHSTHS; from the exons GCCTTTGGCCAGTCCTTTTCCGTGCACCGGAAGGTGGCTGAGGATGGGGAGACACGCGAGGAGACGCTGCTGCAGGAGTCGGCGTCCAAGGAGGCCTACTATCTGGGAAAGATCCTGGCTGGCCAGAGTGAGCTCCGGCAGAGCCGCGCCGCCCTTGCCAACGCCCAGGCCGAGAATGAGCGGCTAGGGGCCTTGCTGCAGGACCTCAAGgag AGCAGTGAGATGGCAGAGCTGCAGAGGACCCGCATGAAGGATGAGATCCGAGAGTACAAGTTCCGGGAGGCGCGGCTGCTGCAGGACTACACGGAGCTGGAGGAGGAGAACATCACGCTGCAGAAGCTTGTGTCCACTCTCAAGCAGAACCAG GTGGAGTACGAGGGCCTGAAGCACGAGATCAAGCGCCTGGAGGAGGACGCGGCCCTGCTGCACAGCCAGCTGGAGGACGCGCTGCGGCTGAAGGAGATCGCAGAGCACCAGCTGGAGGAGGCATTGGAGACGCTCAAGAACGAGCGTGAGCAGAAGCTGAGCCTGCGCAAGGAGCTGGCGCACTACACAGCCCTGGGCGAGGGCCACCTCAGCATGGCGGTGGACGGGCTCCGCTTCCCCGATGACGGGCCCGagcccaacaacgacgacaaggtCAATGGCCACCTGCATGGGCCACTGGCCAAGCTGGGCAATGACTTCCGCGGCCCAGGGCTGCGCAAGGGCGACGGTCTGCACCCTGTGTCCGACCTGTTCAGTGAGCTCAACATCTCTGAGATCCAGAAGCTCAAGCAGCAGCTTGTGCAG GTGGAGCGAGAGAAGGCCTCGCTGCTGGCCAGCCTACAGGAATCGCAGACGCAGCTGGAGCACACCAAGGGCGCACTGACGGAGCAGCACCAGCGGGTGCACCGGCTCACGGAGCACGTCAATGCCATGCGTGGCCTGCAGCCTGGAGAGCACGGCCCCGAGCCGGGAGAGGCCCACGACTACGAGGTGGACATCCATGGTATGGAGATCCTGGAGTGCAAGTACCGTGTGGCCGTGACGGAAGTGATTGACCTTAAGGCCGAGGTGAAGGCCCTGAAGGAGAAGTACAACCAggcggtggagagccgggaggAGGAGCGTGGCCAGTACGAGAGCCGCTTGCAGTGCTGTGGGGAGCAGCTAGGCAGCCTGGAGCGCAGTGCGCGAGAGAGCGGGGAGCGGGCGGCCGGGCTGGAGCGGGAGCTGCAGCGGGTGGCCGGGCTGGCCAGCGAGAGCAATGGCACACTTAGCGCCGCCCAGGACGAGCTGGTGACCTTCAGCGAGGAGCTGGCGCAGCTCTACCACCACGTGTGCCTGTGCAACAACGAGACGCCTAACCGGGTGATGCTGGACTACTACCGCCAGAGTCGTGGCCTCAAGGGCCCCGATGACCCCCGTGGCCTGCTATCCCCCCGCCTGGCCCGGCGCGGCACCGCCTCCCCACCCGTGGACGCCAGGACCTTGGTCCCCGAGCCTCCCTCTGAGCGCCCTGCCGGCCAGGACCCGGAGCCCAGCCCTGCCAAGACGCCCACGGTGTCCCCGGTCATCACCGCCCCGCCTTCCTCGCCGGTGCTGGACGGCAGCGACCTGCGCAAGGAGCCCATGAACATCTACAACCTGAACGCCATCATCCGGGACCAGATCAGGCACCTGCAGAAGGCGGTGGACCGGTCCTTGCAGCTGTCGCGTCAGCGGGCAGCCGCCCGGGAGCTGGCCCCTGCTCTGGACAAGGACAAGGAGGGCCTGTTGGAGGAGATCCTCAAGCTCAAGGCTCTGCTCAGCACCAAACGCGAGCAGATCGCCACGCTGCGCGCAGTGCTCAAGGCCAACAAGCAG ACAGCAGAGGTGGCGCTGGCCAACCTCAAGAACAAGTATGAGAACGAGAAGGCGATGGTGACGGAGACGATGACAAAGCTAAGGAACGAGCTGAAGGCCCTGAAGGAAGACGCAGCCACCTTCTCCTCCCTGAGGGCCATGTTCGCCACCAG GTGTGACGAGTATGTGACGCAGCTGGATGAGATGCAGCGGCAGCTGGCCGCCGCAGAGGATGAGAAGAAAACGCTCAACACGCTGCTGCGCATGGCCATTCAACAGAAGCTGGCCCTCACGCAGCGGCTGGAGGACTTGGAGTTCGACCATGAGCAGGCACGCCGCGGCAAAGGCAAGGCCGGCCGCAGCAGGCTCGGCAGCCCCAAA ATTGTCAGCAGCCTGCTGCCTCCCTACCGGCACAGCACCCACAGCTAG
- the BICD1 gene encoding protein bicaudal D homolog 1 isoform X2, whose translation MAAEPAPSAEQFRAEIERLSRELSETTHEKLQAAEYGLVVLEEKLTLKQQYDELEAERDALRRELEQLREAFGQSFSVHRKVAEDGETREETLLQESASKEAYYLGKILAGQSELRQSRAALANAQAENERLGALLQDLKESSEMAELQRTRMKDEIREYKFREARLLQDYTELEEENITLQKLVSTLKQNQVEYEGLKHEIKRLEEDAALLHSQLEDALRLKEIAEHQLEEALETLKNEREQKLSLRKELAHYTALGEGHLSMAVDGLRFPDDGPEPNNDDKVNGHLHGPLAKLGNDFRGPGLRKGDGLHPVSDLFSELNISEIQKLKQQLVQVEREKASLLASLQESQTQLEHTKGALTEQHQRVHRLTEHVNAMRGLQPGEHGPEPGEAHDYEVDIHGMEILECKYRVAVTEVIDLKAEVKALKEKYNQAVESREEERGQYESRLQCCGEQLGSLERSARESGERAAGLERELQRVAGLASESNGTLSAAQDELVTFSEELAQLYHHVCLCNNETPNRVMLDYYRQSRGLKGPDDPRGLLSPRLARRGTASPPVDARTLVPEPPSERPAGQDPEPSPAKTPTVSPVITAPPSSPVLDGSDLRKEPMNIYNLNAIIRDQIRHLQKAVDRSLQLSRQRAAARELAPALDKDKEGLLEEILKLKALLSTKREQIATLRAVLKANKQTAEVALANLKNKYENEKAMVTETMTKLRNELKALKEDAATFSSLRAMFATRCDEYVTQLDEMQRQLAAAEDEKKTLNTLLRMAIQQKLALTQRLEDLEFDHEQARRGKGKAGRSRLGSPKVSGVAPARAPPIDTSPWHRGLGPQMPVTLALPAAGAPHPRRLSAACCLPTGTAPTASPEAPEPNCQS comes from the exons GCCTTTGGCCAGTCCTTTTCCGTGCACCGGAAGGTGGCTGAGGATGGGGAGACACGCGAGGAGACGCTGCTGCAGGAGTCGGCGTCCAAGGAGGCCTACTATCTGGGAAAGATCCTGGCTGGCCAGAGTGAGCTCCGGCAGAGCCGCGCCGCCCTTGCCAACGCCCAGGCCGAGAATGAGCGGCTAGGGGCCTTGCTGCAGGACCTCAAGgag AGCAGTGAGATGGCAGAGCTGCAGAGGACCCGCATGAAGGATGAGATCCGAGAGTACAAGTTCCGGGAGGCGCGGCTGCTGCAGGACTACACGGAGCTGGAGGAGGAGAACATCACGCTGCAGAAGCTTGTGTCCACTCTCAAGCAGAACCAG GTGGAGTACGAGGGCCTGAAGCACGAGATCAAGCGCCTGGAGGAGGACGCGGCCCTGCTGCACAGCCAGCTGGAGGACGCGCTGCGGCTGAAGGAGATCGCAGAGCACCAGCTGGAGGAGGCATTGGAGACGCTCAAGAACGAGCGTGAGCAGAAGCTGAGCCTGCGCAAGGAGCTGGCGCACTACACAGCCCTGGGCGAGGGCCACCTCAGCATGGCGGTGGACGGGCTCCGCTTCCCCGATGACGGGCCCGagcccaacaacgacgacaaggtCAATGGCCACCTGCATGGGCCACTGGCCAAGCTGGGCAATGACTTCCGCGGCCCAGGGCTGCGCAAGGGCGACGGTCTGCACCCTGTGTCCGACCTGTTCAGTGAGCTCAACATCTCTGAGATCCAGAAGCTCAAGCAGCAGCTTGTGCAG GTGGAGCGAGAGAAGGCCTCGCTGCTGGCCAGCCTACAGGAATCGCAGACGCAGCTGGAGCACACCAAGGGCGCACTGACGGAGCAGCACCAGCGGGTGCACCGGCTCACGGAGCACGTCAATGCCATGCGTGGCCTGCAGCCTGGAGAGCACGGCCCCGAGCCGGGAGAGGCCCACGACTACGAGGTGGACATCCATGGTATGGAGATCCTGGAGTGCAAGTACCGTGTGGCCGTGACGGAAGTGATTGACCTTAAGGCCGAGGTGAAGGCCCTGAAGGAGAAGTACAACCAggcggtggagagccgggaggAGGAGCGTGGCCAGTACGAGAGCCGCTTGCAGTGCTGTGGGGAGCAGCTAGGCAGCCTGGAGCGCAGTGCGCGAGAGAGCGGGGAGCGGGCGGCCGGGCTGGAGCGGGAGCTGCAGCGGGTGGCCGGGCTGGCCAGCGAGAGCAATGGCACACTTAGCGCCGCCCAGGACGAGCTGGTGACCTTCAGCGAGGAGCTGGCGCAGCTCTACCACCACGTGTGCCTGTGCAACAACGAGACGCCTAACCGGGTGATGCTGGACTACTACCGCCAGAGTCGTGGCCTCAAGGGCCCCGATGACCCCCGTGGCCTGCTATCCCCCCGCCTGGCCCGGCGCGGCACCGCCTCCCCACCCGTGGACGCCAGGACCTTGGTCCCCGAGCCTCCCTCTGAGCGCCCTGCCGGCCAGGACCCGGAGCCCAGCCCTGCCAAGACGCCCACGGTGTCCCCGGTCATCACCGCCCCGCCTTCCTCGCCGGTGCTGGACGGCAGCGACCTGCGCAAGGAGCCCATGAACATCTACAACCTGAACGCCATCATCCGGGACCAGATCAGGCACCTGCAGAAGGCGGTGGACCGGTCCTTGCAGCTGTCGCGTCAGCGGGCAGCCGCCCGGGAGCTGGCCCCTGCTCTGGACAAGGACAAGGAGGGCCTGTTGGAGGAGATCCTCAAGCTCAAGGCTCTGCTCAGCACCAAACGCGAGCAGATCGCCACGCTGCGCGCAGTGCTCAAGGCCAACAAGCAG ACAGCAGAGGTGGCGCTGGCCAACCTCAAGAACAAGTATGAGAACGAGAAGGCGATGGTGACGGAGACGATGACAAAGCTAAGGAACGAGCTGAAGGCCCTGAAGGAAGACGCAGCCACCTTCTCCTCCCTGAGGGCCATGTTCGCCACCAG GTGTGACGAGTATGTGACGCAGCTGGATGAGATGCAGCGGCAGCTGGCCGCCGCAGAGGATGAGAAGAAAACGCTCAACACGCTGCTGCGCATGGCCATTCAACAGAAGCTGGCCCTCACGCAGCGGCTGGAGGACTTGGAGTTCGACCATGAGCAGGCACGCCGCGGCAAAGGCAAGGCCGGCCGCAGCAGGCTCGGCAGCCCCAAAGTAAGTGGGGTGGCGCCTGCCCGCGCCCCCCCCATAGACACCTCCCCCTGGCACCGCGGCCTGGGTCCCCAGATGCCTGTCACGCTCGCCCTGCCCGCCGCCGGGGCCCCTCACCCGAGAAG ATTGTCAGCAGCCTGCTGCCTCCCTACCGGCACAGCACCCACAGCTAGCCCGGAGGCCCCTGAGCCCAACTGCCAG TCCTGA
- the BICD1 gene encoding protein bicaudal D homolog 1 isoform X1 has protein sequence MAAEPAPSAEQFRAEIERLSRELSETTHEKLQAAEYGLVVLEEKLTLKQQYDELEAERDALRRELEQLREAFGQSFSVHRKVAEDGETREETLLQESASKEAYYLGKILAGQSELRQSRAALANAQAENERLGALLQDLKESSEMAELQRTRMKDEIREYKFREARLLQDYTELEEENITLQKLVSTLKQNQVEYEGLKHEIKRLEEDAALLHSQLEDALRLKEIAEHQLEEALETLKNEREQKLSLRKELAHYTALGEGHLSMAVDGLRFPDDGPEPNNDDKVNGHLHGPLAKLGNDFRGPGLRKGDGLHPVSDLFSELNISEIQKLKQQLVQVEREKASLLASLQESQTQLEHTKGALTEQHQRVHRLTEHVNAMRGLQPGEHGPEPGEAHDYEVDIHGMEILECKYRVAVTEVIDLKAEVKALKEKYNQAVESREEERGQYESRLQCCGEQLGSLERSARESGERAAGLERELQRVAGLASESNGTLSAAQDELVTFSEELAQLYHHVCLCNNETPNRVMLDYYRQSRGLKGPDDPRGLLSPRLARRGTASPPVDARTLVPEPPSERPAGQDPEPSPAKTPTVSPVITAPPSSPVLDGSDLRKEPMNIYNLNAIIRDQIRHLQKAVDRSLQLSRQRAAARELAPALDKDKEGLLEEILKLKALLSTKREQIATLRAVLKANKQTAEVALANLKNKYENEKAMVTETMTKLRNELKALKEDAATFSSLRAMFATRCDEYVTQLDEMQRQLAAAEDEKKTLNTLLRMAIQQKLALTQRLEDLEFDHEQARRGKGKAGRSRLGSPKVSGVAPARAPPIDTSPWHRGLGPQMPVTLALPAAGAPHPRRPFSPSLCGQSPPRTPGASDLQSLLRVPPDPTSTASLLLRAPPSMSEFLREHRLSKEKRLTVATPDCQQPAASLPAQHPQLARRPLSPTASPDLASLEQPTEEPPAGPPCAPLHCLAKPPPP, from the exons GCCTTTGGCCAGTCCTTTTCCGTGCACCGGAAGGTGGCTGAGGATGGGGAGACACGCGAGGAGACGCTGCTGCAGGAGTCGGCGTCCAAGGAGGCCTACTATCTGGGAAAGATCCTGGCTGGCCAGAGTGAGCTCCGGCAGAGCCGCGCCGCCCTTGCCAACGCCCAGGCCGAGAATGAGCGGCTAGGGGCCTTGCTGCAGGACCTCAAGgag AGCAGTGAGATGGCAGAGCTGCAGAGGACCCGCATGAAGGATGAGATCCGAGAGTACAAGTTCCGGGAGGCGCGGCTGCTGCAGGACTACACGGAGCTGGAGGAGGAGAACATCACGCTGCAGAAGCTTGTGTCCACTCTCAAGCAGAACCAG GTGGAGTACGAGGGCCTGAAGCACGAGATCAAGCGCCTGGAGGAGGACGCGGCCCTGCTGCACAGCCAGCTGGAGGACGCGCTGCGGCTGAAGGAGATCGCAGAGCACCAGCTGGAGGAGGCATTGGAGACGCTCAAGAACGAGCGTGAGCAGAAGCTGAGCCTGCGCAAGGAGCTGGCGCACTACACAGCCCTGGGCGAGGGCCACCTCAGCATGGCGGTGGACGGGCTCCGCTTCCCCGATGACGGGCCCGagcccaacaacgacgacaaggtCAATGGCCACCTGCATGGGCCACTGGCCAAGCTGGGCAATGACTTCCGCGGCCCAGGGCTGCGCAAGGGCGACGGTCTGCACCCTGTGTCCGACCTGTTCAGTGAGCTCAACATCTCTGAGATCCAGAAGCTCAAGCAGCAGCTTGTGCAG GTGGAGCGAGAGAAGGCCTCGCTGCTGGCCAGCCTACAGGAATCGCAGACGCAGCTGGAGCACACCAAGGGCGCACTGACGGAGCAGCACCAGCGGGTGCACCGGCTCACGGAGCACGTCAATGCCATGCGTGGCCTGCAGCCTGGAGAGCACGGCCCCGAGCCGGGAGAGGCCCACGACTACGAGGTGGACATCCATGGTATGGAGATCCTGGAGTGCAAGTACCGTGTGGCCGTGACGGAAGTGATTGACCTTAAGGCCGAGGTGAAGGCCCTGAAGGAGAAGTACAACCAggcggtggagagccgggaggAGGAGCGTGGCCAGTACGAGAGCCGCTTGCAGTGCTGTGGGGAGCAGCTAGGCAGCCTGGAGCGCAGTGCGCGAGAGAGCGGGGAGCGGGCGGCCGGGCTGGAGCGGGAGCTGCAGCGGGTGGCCGGGCTGGCCAGCGAGAGCAATGGCACACTTAGCGCCGCCCAGGACGAGCTGGTGACCTTCAGCGAGGAGCTGGCGCAGCTCTACCACCACGTGTGCCTGTGCAACAACGAGACGCCTAACCGGGTGATGCTGGACTACTACCGCCAGAGTCGTGGCCTCAAGGGCCCCGATGACCCCCGTGGCCTGCTATCCCCCCGCCTGGCCCGGCGCGGCACCGCCTCCCCACCCGTGGACGCCAGGACCTTGGTCCCCGAGCCTCCCTCTGAGCGCCCTGCCGGCCAGGACCCGGAGCCCAGCCCTGCCAAGACGCCCACGGTGTCCCCGGTCATCACCGCCCCGCCTTCCTCGCCGGTGCTGGACGGCAGCGACCTGCGCAAGGAGCCCATGAACATCTACAACCTGAACGCCATCATCCGGGACCAGATCAGGCACCTGCAGAAGGCGGTGGACCGGTCCTTGCAGCTGTCGCGTCAGCGGGCAGCCGCCCGGGAGCTGGCCCCTGCTCTGGACAAGGACAAGGAGGGCCTGTTGGAGGAGATCCTCAAGCTCAAGGCTCTGCTCAGCACCAAACGCGAGCAGATCGCCACGCTGCGCGCAGTGCTCAAGGCCAACAAGCAG ACAGCAGAGGTGGCGCTGGCCAACCTCAAGAACAAGTATGAGAACGAGAAGGCGATGGTGACGGAGACGATGACAAAGCTAAGGAACGAGCTGAAGGCCCTGAAGGAAGACGCAGCCACCTTCTCCTCCCTGAGGGCCATGTTCGCCACCAG GTGTGACGAGTATGTGACGCAGCTGGATGAGATGCAGCGGCAGCTGGCCGCCGCAGAGGATGAGAAGAAAACGCTCAACACGCTGCTGCGCATGGCCATTCAACAGAAGCTGGCCCTCACGCAGCGGCTGGAGGACTTGGAGTTCGACCATGAGCAGGCACGCCGCGGCAAAGGCAAGGCCGGCCGCAGCAGGCTCGGCAGCCCCAAAGTAAGTGGGGTGGCGCCTGCCCGCGCCCCCCCCATAGACACCTCCCCCTGGCACCGCGGCCTGGGTCCCCAGATGCCTGTCACGCTCGCCCTGCCCGCCGCCGGGGCCCCTCACCCGAGAAG ACCATTTTCACCTTCCCTTTGTGGTCAGAGCCCGCCCAGGACGCCAGGGGCCTCCGACCTCCAGAGTTTATTAAGAGTCCCCCCCGACCCCACCTCCACAGCCTCCTTGCTCCTGAGGGCCCCCCCTTCCATGAGTGAATTCCTGCGAGAGCACCGGCTCAGCAAGGAAAAAAGGTTAACCGTGGCCACTCCAG ATTGTCAGCAGCCTGCTGCCTCCCTACCGGCACAGCACCCACAGCTAGCCCGGAGGCCCCTGAGCCCAACTGCCAG TCCTGACCTCGCGTCCCTGGAGCAGCCTACTGAGGAGCCCCCCGCCGGCCCACCCTGCGCCCCGCTGCACTGCCTCGCCAAGCCTCCGCCCCCCTAG
- the BICD1 gene encoding protein bicaudal D homolog 1 isoform X3, translating to MAAEPAPSAEQFRAEIERLSRELSETTHEKLQAAEYGLVVLEEKLTLKQQYDELEAERDALRRELEQLREAFGQSFSVHRKVAEDGETREETLLQESASKEAYYLGKILAGQSELRQSRAALANAQAENERLGALLQDLKESSEMAELQRTRMKDEIREYKFREARLLQDYTELEEENITLQKLVSTLKQNQVEYEGLKHEIKRLEEDAALLHSQLEDALRLKEIAEHQLEEALETLKNEREQKLSLRKELAHYTALGEGHLSMAVDGLRFPDDGPEPNNDDKVNGHLHGPLAKLGNDFRGPGLRKGDGLHPVSDLFSELNISEIQKLKQQLVQVEREKASLLASLQESQTQLEHTKGALTEQHQRVHRLTEHVNAMRGLQPGEHGPEPGEAHDYEVDIHGMEILECKYRVAVTEVIDLKAEVKALKEKYNQAVESREEERGQYESRLQCCGEQLGSLERSARESGERAAGLERELQRVAGLASESNGTLSAAQDELVTFSEELAQLYHHVCLCNNETPNRVMLDYYRQSRGLKGPDDPRGLLSPRLARRGTASPPVDARTLVPEPPSERPAGQDPEPSPAKTPTVSPVITAPPSSPVLDGSDLRKEPMNIYNLNAIIRDQIRHLQKAVDRSLQLSRQRAAARELAPALDKDKEGLLEEILKLKALLSTKREQIATLRAVLKANKQTAEVALANLKNKYENEKAMVTETMTKLRNELKALKEDAATFSSLRAMFATRCDEYVTQLDEMQRQLAAAEDEKKTLNTLLRMAIQQKLALTQRLEDLEFDHEQARRGKGKAGRSRLGSPKFLLDCQQPAASLPAQHPQLARRPLSPTASPDLASLEQPTEEPPAGPPCAPLHCLAKPPPP from the exons GCCTTTGGCCAGTCCTTTTCCGTGCACCGGAAGGTGGCTGAGGATGGGGAGACACGCGAGGAGACGCTGCTGCAGGAGTCGGCGTCCAAGGAGGCCTACTATCTGGGAAAGATCCTGGCTGGCCAGAGTGAGCTCCGGCAGAGCCGCGCCGCCCTTGCCAACGCCCAGGCCGAGAATGAGCGGCTAGGGGCCTTGCTGCAGGACCTCAAGgag AGCAGTGAGATGGCAGAGCTGCAGAGGACCCGCATGAAGGATGAGATCCGAGAGTACAAGTTCCGGGAGGCGCGGCTGCTGCAGGACTACACGGAGCTGGAGGAGGAGAACATCACGCTGCAGAAGCTTGTGTCCACTCTCAAGCAGAACCAG GTGGAGTACGAGGGCCTGAAGCACGAGATCAAGCGCCTGGAGGAGGACGCGGCCCTGCTGCACAGCCAGCTGGAGGACGCGCTGCGGCTGAAGGAGATCGCAGAGCACCAGCTGGAGGAGGCATTGGAGACGCTCAAGAACGAGCGTGAGCAGAAGCTGAGCCTGCGCAAGGAGCTGGCGCACTACACAGCCCTGGGCGAGGGCCACCTCAGCATGGCGGTGGACGGGCTCCGCTTCCCCGATGACGGGCCCGagcccaacaacgacgacaaggtCAATGGCCACCTGCATGGGCCACTGGCCAAGCTGGGCAATGACTTCCGCGGCCCAGGGCTGCGCAAGGGCGACGGTCTGCACCCTGTGTCCGACCTGTTCAGTGAGCTCAACATCTCTGAGATCCAGAAGCTCAAGCAGCAGCTTGTGCAG GTGGAGCGAGAGAAGGCCTCGCTGCTGGCCAGCCTACAGGAATCGCAGACGCAGCTGGAGCACACCAAGGGCGCACTGACGGAGCAGCACCAGCGGGTGCACCGGCTCACGGAGCACGTCAATGCCATGCGTGGCCTGCAGCCTGGAGAGCACGGCCCCGAGCCGGGAGAGGCCCACGACTACGAGGTGGACATCCATGGTATGGAGATCCTGGAGTGCAAGTACCGTGTGGCCGTGACGGAAGTGATTGACCTTAAGGCCGAGGTGAAGGCCCTGAAGGAGAAGTACAACCAggcggtggagagccgggaggAGGAGCGTGGCCAGTACGAGAGCCGCTTGCAGTGCTGTGGGGAGCAGCTAGGCAGCCTGGAGCGCAGTGCGCGAGAGAGCGGGGAGCGGGCGGCCGGGCTGGAGCGGGAGCTGCAGCGGGTGGCCGGGCTGGCCAGCGAGAGCAATGGCACACTTAGCGCCGCCCAGGACGAGCTGGTGACCTTCAGCGAGGAGCTGGCGCAGCTCTACCACCACGTGTGCCTGTGCAACAACGAGACGCCTAACCGGGTGATGCTGGACTACTACCGCCAGAGTCGTGGCCTCAAGGGCCCCGATGACCCCCGTGGCCTGCTATCCCCCCGCCTGGCCCGGCGCGGCACCGCCTCCCCACCCGTGGACGCCAGGACCTTGGTCCCCGAGCCTCCCTCTGAGCGCCCTGCCGGCCAGGACCCGGAGCCCAGCCCTGCCAAGACGCCCACGGTGTCCCCGGTCATCACCGCCCCGCCTTCCTCGCCGGTGCTGGACGGCAGCGACCTGCGCAAGGAGCCCATGAACATCTACAACCTGAACGCCATCATCCGGGACCAGATCAGGCACCTGCAGAAGGCGGTGGACCGGTCCTTGCAGCTGTCGCGTCAGCGGGCAGCCGCCCGGGAGCTGGCCCCTGCTCTGGACAAGGACAAGGAGGGCCTGTTGGAGGAGATCCTCAAGCTCAAGGCTCTGCTCAGCACCAAACGCGAGCAGATCGCCACGCTGCGCGCAGTGCTCAAGGCCAACAAGCAG ACAGCAGAGGTGGCGCTGGCCAACCTCAAGAACAAGTATGAGAACGAGAAGGCGATGGTGACGGAGACGATGACAAAGCTAAGGAACGAGCTGAAGGCCCTGAAGGAAGACGCAGCCACCTTCTCCTCCCTGAGGGCCATGTTCGCCACCAG GTGTGACGAGTATGTGACGCAGCTGGATGAGATGCAGCGGCAGCTGGCCGCCGCAGAGGATGAGAAGAAAACGCTCAACACGCTGCTGCGCATGGCCATTCAACAGAAGCTGGCCCTCACGCAGCGGCTGGAGGACTTGGAGTTCGACCATGAGCAGGCACGCCGCGGCAAAGGCAAGGCCGGCCGCAGCAGGCTCGGCAGCCCCAAA TTTCTCCTAGATTGTCAGCAGCCTGCTGCCTCCCTACCGGCACAGCACCCACAGCTAGCCCGGAGGCCCCTGAGCCCAACTGCCAG TCCTGACCTCGCGTCCCTGGAGCAGCCTACTGAGGAGCCCCCCGCCGGCCCACCCTGCGCCCCGCTGCACTGCCTCGCCAAGCCTCCGCCCCCCTAG